The Leptospira sp. WS60.C2 genome includes the window TCCAAACTCCATATTTTGATATCATGCACAGATTTTATTCCTTTGATTTGGTTCCAACTTTGGATCAAATCGGATCGATTGAGTGACACAGGTACAGCCTGTAAAAAGATCCGCATTACTTGTTTTATATTACCGTAGGCACTGAACAAAATCCAAATGGCAATGCCAAACGACAAAGTAGGATCAATCCTTGGAAGATCCCAAACATACATCACTGCACTACCAACAAGAACGGCAATCCAACCCAGAATATCCTCCAAAAAATGTAAAAACACAGCTTTTTCAGAAAGACTTGTTCCATGATTTAAACGAAACATTGCGATTCCATTGACAATAACCCCGACGATGGCCAAAACAAACATGAGCTCCGCTCTCGATTCGACTGGTGAAAAAAATCGATGAATGGATTCGATGATCATAAAGATGGAACCAACAGATAATAAGACGGAAATAAAAAGAGAACCTAAGATGGAAAAACGTT containing:
- a CDS encoding cation diffusion facilitator family transporter, whose protein sequence is MGQGHNHNNHQTNENGHSHDHHHHSSSQNLAWAFFLNLFFSIFELVGGIYSNSIAIISDAFHDFGDALSLAFVWYLQKISAKPIDHHFHYGYKRFSILGSLFISVLLSVGSIFMIIESIHRFFSPVESRAELMFVLAIVGVIVNGIAMFRLNHGTSLSEKAVFLHFLEDILGWIAVLVGSAVMYVWDLPRIDPTLSFGIAIWILFSAYGNIKQVMRIFLQAVPVSLNRSDLIQSWNQIKGIKSVHDIKIWSLDGNHHVASLHVLIDKKVKLGEFQKIKEEIRKVALTFEIVHTTIEIETEEEVCNLQLS